From the Pirellulales bacterium genome, the window CATCGATGAGCATACCAGCCCCCGTCCCGCCGCCCGGCGAGGCGATCACGAAAACTCGCGGATCGCAACTGCCGAACGACAATCCAGTGGCCTCGGTCGTCGCGGCGAGTCCATCGCGATCGGCCGCCGCTAGGATGGCCCTGCGAAGCTGCGTCTTCACGCGCTCGGCGTGATCGAGGAAGGCCAGCCGTCCCAAGGCCCGCAGGCCCTCGGTTTTCTGTGAGCGGGGAATGTTATAGAGCCAGCGCCGGCTAAGCGAGCTGATTTGGCTGACGGGACTGTTGCGATAGTTCCAGGTCGAATGGATCGGCAACAAGAGCGTTTCGGCTTCGCTTAACTTTCCAGCTCCCGAAGCGGAGCTGACCTCGTTCACCGCATCTACGTCCGTATCGATATAGAGCATCTGGAAAGCCGATAGTTGCTTTTCCAATCCAAAACGTTCCCTGAGCAATTGCTTGAGCCGAGCGAGGATTCGCCCGCCGGCATGTCCGATTCCCAAGAACACCGTGGGCCGAAAACTCGGTGCTTGCTCGTCGATGCAGATGGCTGGCAGACGGATCAATTCTGGTGGCCGAACTTCGATCGTTCTGCCGTCATGACGGGCATCGGGTTCCTCGGATCGCGTGCGGCTCTGCGATGGTTCGTTCACCGCCGGACGGACGGGCGCGCCGGTCAGCAGCGCCGTGCGCGATCGCGGTACGAGCCGTTCAACGAATTCGCGGCAGCTACTGAATCGCGTCGCCGGGTCTTTGGCGAGCGCCTTGCCGACCGCGAACCGCTCCAGCGGCGAAAGAGGAGTCAGGTCGGGCATCGAGTGCAGATGTTGCGAGGCCAGTTGGGCAGCGGTTCGACCCGAAAAGGGAGACGTCCCTGTCGCCATTTCTTGGAACACGATCGCCAGGCTGTACTGATCGCTGGTGCGGGTGGGGCGACCGTCAAAGACTTCCGGGGCCGCATATTTCGGAGTGAGACCGTTGATCAAGGAAGGACTTCCCTCGGTCATGTCCTTCAGCAGTCCGAAATCGGCAACCTTGATTCGACCGGCTACCAGCAGCAGGTTCTCCGGCTTGACGTCGAGATGCTGCAAGCCGTGACCGCTTTCCAAATAATCGAGCGCTTCGGCGGTCTGCGACAAATACTTCATCAGCTCGTCGCGCGGAATGCCGCAAGCGCCGGCCGCGAGACATTCCTCAAAACGATCCTTCAAGCTCTCCTCGGCAAGATCGGTGACGATGACCAAGCGGCCGTCGACGACCGCGACGCTTTCCAGCGACAACAAAAACGGATGGCTGAGCGTCTTGACGCGGTTCAGCGACTTTAACTCCTGCGCAGCCCTCCGCTCGTCGAAGCAGCCAAAAATGATCTTGACCGCCTTCGCCTGCCCCTCCGGCCCGACGGCCTTCCAGATTTCGCCGCTGCCACCGGAACCTAGTCGCTTCTCCAGGGTGTAGCCCGTGAGCCGTCGGACTTCGTCCGGCATCGAGCCGAAGCGGTCGCGCTGCGGATGCGGCTGGGCCGGATCGCCGAATGTCGGAGTATCTTGCAGCATCGGTGTGGTCGTGCGAATCAATCACGAAGACGGTGGTGACTTTTCGCCGAAAACCAGGGCGAAATAGGATCGGCAGACTCGGTCGAAATGCTCGGACCGCATTTCCAAGGGAATCCGCTTGTAGCGGCAATAGTTCCGGACCTGCTTGAGCAAATCGCGTGGATGACAGCGCCGCATCGCCCGGCCGTTTGGTCGATAATGGCGGTCCAAGAGTTGTTCGACCGCTTCGGGCCGAAATTCGAAGCCCAGCTTTTTCGCGTAACTGGCGAACAATACGAAGAACTCTTCCTCCGTCGGATCGATCAGTTCAATCTTGTAGGGGATTCGCCGAAGAAACGCCTCGTCGACCAGCTCACGGGGCTCGAGGTTCGTTGAAAAAATGATCAACTGTTCGAATGGAACGCGAATCTTCTTGCCGGTGGTCAACGTCAGGAAGTCATGTCCTTCCTCCAAGGGAACGATCCAGCGGTTCAAGAGTTCGATTGGGTTGATCCTCTGCCGGCCGAAGTCGTCGATCACCAGGCAGCCGCAATTGCTCTTCATCTGCAAGGACGCCTCGGTCACATTGGTCGCCGGGTCGTGCCGG encodes:
- a CDS encoding tubulin-like doman-containing protein — its product is MLQDTPTFGDPAQPHPQRDRFGSMPDEVRRLTGYTLEKRLGSGGSGEIWKAVGPEGQAKAVKIIFGCFDERRAAQELKSLNRVKTLSHPFLLSLESVAVVDGRLVIVTDLAEESLKDRFEECLAAGACGIPRDELMKYLSQTAEALDYLESGHGLQHLDVKPENLLLVAGRIKVADFGLLKDMTEGSPSLINGLTPKYAAPEVFDGRPTRTSDQYSLAIVFQEMATGTSPFSGRTAAQLASQHLHSMPDLTPLSPLERFAVGKALAKDPATRFSSCREFVERLVPRSRTALLTGAPVRPAVNEPSQSRTRSEEPDARHDGRTIEVRPPELIRLPAICIDEQAPSFRPTVFLGIGHAGGRILARLKQLLRERFGLEKQLSAFQMLYIDTDVDAVNEVSSASGAGKLSEAETLLLPIHSTWNYRNSPVSQISSLSRRWLYNIPRSQKTEGLRALGRLAFLDHAERVKTQLRRAILAAADRDGLAATTEATGLSFGSCDPRVFVIASPGGGTGAGMLID